The DNA sequence ACGCTTCGGCCACCCGTCGGGCGAGTCCTGCCACTCCTCCTGACGGCCCCACGGCAGCAGGTCGATCAGCGCGAACGTGTGGCTGAGTTGTTCGGTGCCACGCCCGTTGGTGTGCCATGTGCGGAAGACGGTGTCACCGTCGCGCAGAAAGACGTTGACGCCGAAACCGCCGCCGGGCGGTGCGTCGACGTCGGCGCCGAACGGGCTCTGCGCCGACGAGTACCACTCCATCGTGTTGCCGACCTTCTCCTTGTAGGCCAGCGCCTCCTCGATGGGACCGTTCGTGACGACGACGAACCGGGCGTCGTAGTTGTCGAGGAATTCGAGTCGGGTGAACTGTGAGGTGAAGCCGGTGCACCCGCCGCACTGCCACTCCTGGCCGTCGGTCCACATGTGGTGATAGGTGATGAGCTGCGCGCGGCCCTTGAACACGTCGG is a window from the Mycolicibacterium litorale genome containing:
- a CDS encoding DUF899 domain-containing protein; the protein is MTTGTPNRPMPGTTPGLPPETDAQTWREALDDLRRREKAATRELDAIAAQRRRLPMVRMPDYTLIGAEGPVRLADVFKGRAQLITYHHMWTDGQEWQCGGCTGFTSQFTRLEFLDNYDARFVVVTNGPIEEALAYKEKVGNTMEWYSSAQSPFGADVDAPPGGGFGVNVFLRDGDTVFRTWHTNGRGTEQLSHTFALIDLLPWGRQEEWQDSPDGWPKRPTYSGWLDSPDIARMYGGR